A window of Natrinema versiforme contains these coding sequences:
- a CDS encoding CynX/NimT family MFS transporter, with translation MTERMGRRRAYGAVVVGTLTYTFLMFSWFSLPAYLPVIIDELGLSSTQAGVVAGAVPLTYIPIALFTGVAVDRIGPGRSLAAGVLIYGVAQLVRSFATGFPSLLAATLLLGVGATAITFGLPKLVSVLFPPAETGFPSAIYLVGSAAGTASAFALGRPILGPLLGGWRGLFFWTGVVAIGYGLLWAVVSRRLGIDARNRAANDADAADSSLTLAAIRRDLKAVLTHRELQLVVVVGTMYLMIAHGMQGWLPTLLEARGYAPDRAGRMTSLLVAANVVGVLTVPAVGDRFGARRTALLVCGLIAGLGISGVIASELGLLLLGSVVVTGFGFGGLSPLIRAIPPELEGIGARLTGTAVGFIFAVGEIGGFLGPVLVGTLYDLTGSYAPGLGLLASGGLVVAVAGGVLRYRDGDF, from the coding sequence ATGACCGAACGGATGGGACGCCGTCGCGCGTACGGAGCCGTCGTCGTCGGGACGCTGACCTACACCTTCCTGATGTTCAGTTGGTTCTCGCTGCCGGCGTACCTCCCGGTGATCATCGACGAACTCGGGCTCTCGAGCACGCAGGCCGGCGTGGTCGCGGGGGCGGTTCCGCTGACCTACATCCCGATCGCGCTGTTTACCGGCGTGGCCGTCGACCGGATCGGGCCGGGACGGAGCCTCGCGGCGGGCGTCCTGATATACGGCGTCGCACAACTCGTGCGAAGTTTCGCGACCGGGTTCCCGTCGCTGCTCGCGGCGACCCTGCTGCTCGGCGTCGGCGCGACGGCGATCACGTTCGGGCTGCCGAAGCTCGTCTCGGTGCTGTTCCCGCCCGCGGAAACCGGCTTTCCGTCCGCGATCTATCTCGTCGGCTCGGCGGCGGGGACCGCGAGTGCATTCGCGCTCGGCCGGCCGATCTTGGGGCCGCTGCTGGGCGGCTGGCGCGGGCTCTTCTTCTGGACCGGTGTCGTCGCGATCGGCTACGGTCTGCTGTGGGCCGTCGTCTCGCGGCGACTGGGGATCGACGCCCGCAACCGCGCGGCCAACGACGCCGACGCGGCCGACTCCTCGCTCACGCTCGCGGCGATCCGCCGGGACCTGAAAGCCGTCCTCACCCACCGCGAACTGCAACTCGTGGTCGTCGTCGGGACCATGTACCTCATGATCGCCCACGGGATGCAGGGGTGGCTCCCGACGCTGCTCGAGGCCCGAGGCTACGCGCCGGATCGGGCGGGACGGATGACCAGTCTGCTCGTCGCCGCCAACGTCGTCGGTGTGCTGACCGTCCCCGCAGTGGGCGACCGGTTCGGCGCTCGCCGCACCGCGTTGCTGGTCTGCGGGCTGATCGCCGGCCTCGGGATTTCCGGCGTGATCGCGAGCGAACTCGGCCTGCTCCTGCTCGGGAGCGTCGTCGTCACCGGCTTCGGTTTCGGCGGGCTTTCGCCGCTGATCAGGGCCATCCCGCCGGAACTCGAGGGGATCGGCGCGCGGCTGACCGGTACCGCGGTCGGCTTCATCTTCGCCGTCGGCGAGATCGGCGGTTTCCTCGGCCCGGTGCTGGTCGGGACGCTGTACGATCTCACCGGGTCGTACGCGCCGGGACTGGGGTTGCTCGCCTCGGGAGGACTCGTCGTGGCGGTCGCCGGCGGCGTGTTGCGGTATCGGGACGGTGATTTCTGA
- a CDS encoding lipase maturation factor family protein codes for MWQGDGYWLVRVVFQRGLALLYLLAFLVAAKQFRPLAGEDGLLPLERYVDGVSFRDRPSLFYFVSSDRAIGIAAWTGVGLSALALVGVPYWLPTGYATPASMALWAALWALYLSFVNAGQTFYGYGWESMLCETGFLAIFLGAGSVAPPFIVILLVQWVLFRNMFGAGLIKLRGDDCWRDLTCMDYHYETQPIPNPVSWFAHHLPDRFHRVETFGNHVLELLIPFLYFAPQPLSALAGAATIGFQGWLMVTGNFAWLNALTIVLAIPTFSDGTLATVLPISAPATAPTPLYLEVLAILLAAVVVVLSVRPVQNILSERQLMNTSFDPLNLVNTYGAFGSVTRDRYEVVVEGTTDKEITAATEWQPYRFKGKPTDPERRPPQVAPYHLRLDWQLWFAAMSPTPRRHPWFHRFLAKLLEADADTLALLAEDPFDGEPPTHVRAARYHYRYTTPEERAESGRWWSRERVGTYVHPVSLEELHVREPRLR; via the coding sequence ATGTGGCAGGGCGACGGCTACTGGCTCGTCCGCGTCGTCTTCCAGCGCGGCCTCGCGTTGTTGTACCTGCTCGCCTTCCTCGTCGCAGCCAAGCAGTTCCGGCCGCTGGCCGGCGAGGACGGCCTGTTACCCCTCGAGCGGTACGTCGACGGCGTCTCGTTTCGCGACCGGCCGAGCCTCTTCTATTTCGTCTCGAGCGATCGCGCGATCGGGATCGCGGCGTGGACCGGCGTCGGACTGTCGGCGCTCGCGCTGGTGGGGGTCCCCTACTGGCTGCCGACGGGGTACGCGACGCCCGCCTCGATGGCCCTCTGGGCGGCGCTGTGGGCGCTGTATCTCTCCTTCGTGAACGCAGGCCAGACGTTCTACGGCTACGGCTGGGAGTCGATGCTCTGTGAAACCGGCTTCCTCGCGATCTTCTTGGGCGCGGGATCGGTCGCGCCGCCGTTCATCGTCATCCTGCTCGTTCAGTGGGTACTCTTTCGCAACATGTTCGGAGCCGGGCTCATCAAGCTCCGCGGGGACGACTGTTGGCGGGACCTGACCTGCATGGACTACCACTACGAGACCCAACCGATTCCGAATCCGGTGAGCTGGTTCGCCCATCACCTGCCGGACCGCTTCCATCGCGTGGAGACCTTCGGGAACCACGTCCTCGAGTTGCTGATCCCTTTCCTGTACTTCGCCCCGCAGCCGCTGTCGGCGCTGGCCGGCGCGGCCACGATTGGCTTTCAGGGCTGGCTCATGGTCACCGGGAACTTCGCGTGGCTGAACGCGCTCACGATCGTGCTGGCGATTCCGACGTTCAGCGACGGGACGCTCGCAACCGTACTCCCGATTTCCGCGCCGGCGACCGCCCCAACGCCGCTGTATCTCGAGGTGCTCGCGATCCTGTTGGCCGCCGTCGTGGTCGTCTTGAGCGTCCGGCCGGTCCAAAACATCCTCTCCGAGCGCCAGTTGATGAACACCTCGTTCGATCCGCTCAACCTCGTCAACACCTACGGCGCGTTCGGGTCGGTCACGCGGGACCGGTACGAGGTCGTCGTCGAGGGAACCACCGACAAGGAGATCACGGCGGCGACGGAGTGGCAGCCGTATCGATTCAAGGGGAAGCCGACCGATCCCGAGCGCCGGCCGCCGCAGGTCGCGCCCTACCACCTCCGGCTCGACTGGCAGCTGTGGTTCGCCGCCATGTCGCCGACTCCGCGCCGCCATCCGTGGTTCCACCGGTTTCTGGCGAAGCTCCTCGAGGCCGACGCGGACACGCTCGCCCTGCTCGCCGAGGACCCCTTCGACGGGGAACCGCCGACCCACGTCCGCGCGGCTCGGTACCACTATCGGTACACGACGCCAGAGGAGCGGGCCGAAAGCGGCCGCTGGTGGTCCCGCGAGCGCGTCGGGACGTACGTCCACCCGGTCTCGCTCGAGGAGTTGCACGTTCGCGAGCCGCGGCTGCGATGA
- a CDS encoding DCC1-like thiol-disulfide oxidoreductase family protein, with the protein MTEATLVYDDDCGFCTWWAEYFDERTDLRIVGFSDLTDDLRERLPEDYEDCSHLVAEDGVYSCGASIEEAFVRTDVAEPAQDVVEFLGQFEDYEHFRERSYRWVADNRDRWGTYLSRTPPARQDSDDT; encoded by the coding sequence ATGACCGAGGCGACACTCGTCTACGACGACGACTGCGGTTTCTGTACGTGGTGGGCGGAGTACTTCGACGAGCGGACGGACCTACGCATCGTCGGCTTCAGCGACCTCACGGACGACCTGCGCGAGCGACTGCCCGAGGACTACGAGGACTGCTCGCATCTGGTCGCCGAAGACGGCGTCTACTCCTGTGGGGCCTCGATCGAGGAGGCGTTCGTCCGTACCGACGTCGCCGAGCCTGCACAAGACGTCGTCGAGTTCCTCGGGCAGTTCGAGGACTACGAGCACTTCCGCGAGCGCTCCTACCGGTGGGTCGCGGACAACCGCGACCGGTGGGGGACATACCTCTCGAGGACACCACCGGCGCGCCAGGATTCCGACGACACCTAA
- a CDS encoding winged helix-turn-helix domain-containing protein, translating into MTPVDRDILELLHNDGGLRELVLSPRIIAENIDWSRQTVREHVMTLREHGLVEYYDKTGGIYQLSDRGRSYLEGELDADDLEATNE; encoded by the coding sequence ATGACGCCGGTCGATAGAGATATCCTCGAGTTGCTCCACAATGACGGGGGGTTGCGCGAACTCGTTTTGTCCCCTCGAATCATCGCAGAGAATATCGATTGGAGTCGTCAAACGGTTCGGGAACACGTGATGACACTTCGTGAGCACGGACTCGTCGAATACTACGATAAAACCGGCGGGATCTACCAACTCTCTGATCGCGGCCGTTCGTATCTCGAGGGCGAACTCGACGCCGACGATCTCGAAGCAACCAACGAGTGA
- a CDS encoding orc1/cdc6 family replication initiation protein, translating to MPRFERKQNIFRNKDALGESYQPERIEERDEEIEAYMDALQPIIDGWEPNNVFLYGNTGVGKTAVTDYLLDVLQEDVTEYDDVDLSVLGVNCKTLNSSYQVAVELVNTLRPAGAEISTTGYPQQTVFKKLYSELEALGGTVVIVLDEIDSIGDRDELLYELPRARSNGYLESTKVGLIGISNDFKFREQLDPRVQDTLCERELQFPPYEASELTNILESRAEVAITENGCDGGVLNLCAALAARDSGSARQALDLLRLAGEVAENNDDDVIQEHHVEQARSKLEQERVEEGMRELTTHGRLALLAVVSKAAKESTPCRTRELYQEYEALCESSGTDSLAQRSVHNHLSDLRMLGILSAKENRSGSRGNYYSYELDVPFSSAVDAMADVLYLDEEIETIREIARMNGVV from the coding sequence ATGCCTCGGTTCGAGCGGAAGCAGAACATCTTCCGGAACAAGGACGCACTGGGGGAGTCGTACCAACCCGAACGGATCGAAGAACGGGACGAAGAAATCGAGGCCTACATGGACGCGCTCCAGCCCATCATCGACGGCTGGGAGCCGAACAACGTCTTTCTCTACGGAAACACTGGCGTCGGCAAGACCGCCGTCACCGACTATCTCCTCGACGTGCTCCAGGAAGACGTCACCGAGTACGACGACGTCGACCTCTCGGTGCTGGGCGTCAACTGCAAGACGCTCAACTCGTCGTATCAGGTCGCGGTCGAACTGGTCAACACGCTCCGCCCCGCCGGCGCCGAGATCAGCACGACCGGCTACCCCCAACAGACCGTCTTCAAGAAACTCTACAGCGAACTCGAGGCACTGGGCGGAACCGTCGTCATCGTCCTCGACGAAATCGATTCGATCGGCGACCGCGACGAGTTGCTGTACGAACTGCCGCGAGCACGGTCGAACGGCTACCTCGAGTCGACGAAGGTCGGTCTCATCGGCATCAGCAACGATTTCAAATTCCGTGAGCAACTCGATCCCCGCGTCCAGGATACGCTCTGCGAGCGCGAACTGCAGTTTCCGCCCTACGAGGCCTCGGAACTGACCAACATCCTCGAGTCTCGAGCCGAGGTCGCGATCACCGAGAACGGCTGTGACGGCGGGGTTTTGAACCTCTGTGCGGCCCTCGCCGCCCGCGACAGCGGCAGCGCCCGACAGGCGCTCGATTTGCTCCGGCTAGCAGGTGAAGTCGCGGAGAACAACGACGACGACGTGATTCAGGAACACCACGTCGAGCAAGCACGATCCAAACTCGAGCAAGAGCGAGTCGAGGAGGGGATGCGGGAGCTGACGACCCACGGCCGACTCGCCCTGCTGGCGGTCGTCTCGAAGGCCGCCAAGGAGTCGACGCCCTGCCGGACCCGCGAACTCTATCAGGAGTACGAAGCGCTCTGTGAGTCGTCGGGGACCGACTCCCTCGCCCAGCGGTCGGTCCACAACCACCTCTCCGATCTCCGGATGCTCGGCATCCTCTCGGCGAAGGAAAACCGGAGCGGCTCCCGCGGCAACTACTACAGCTACGAACTCGACGTGCCCTTCTCGAGCGCCGTGGACGCGATGGCCGACGTGCTCTACCTCGACGAGGAAATCGAGACGATCCGGGAGATCGCGCGGATGAATGGCGTCGTCTGA
- a CDS encoding HalOD1 output domain-containing protein, which produces MNSLESTSVSVTATDQLSMAVIDLVAQVEDADPIELNPLYDAIDPDLLDSLPDSTGFTSLEFSYQGYTVAVADTDDGVDVSLEGAEISADVSRSDLMDTESST; this is translated from the coding sequence ATGAATTCGCTCGAGTCGACATCCGTTTCCGTCACAGCAACTGACCAACTCAGCATGGCCGTTATCGATCTCGTCGCGCAGGTTGAGGACGCCGATCCCATCGAGTTGAACCCGCTGTACGATGCGATCGATCCCGATCTCCTCGATTCGCTTCCGGATTCGACCGGATTCACCTCGCTCGAGTTTTCCTATCAGGGCTATACCGTCGCAGTCGCGGACACCGACGACGGCGTCGACGTGAGCCTCGAGGGAGCGGAGATTTCCGCCGACGTATCGCGCAGCGATCTCATGGACACCGAGTCGTCGACGTAA
- the gnd gene encoding phosphogluconate dehydrogenase (NAD(+)-dependent, decarboxylating) — translation MQLGLIGLGRMGQIVVERTLAAGHDVVAFDLDEEAVATAADAGADPAASIDDLVDRLGSDKRIWLMVPAGEAVDVTLEELADHLDGDDIVVDGGNSYFEDSVRRAESCPAAYLDCGTSGGPAGAELGFSLMVGGPQWAYDELEPVFDAVATGPDGHERMGAAGSGHYVKMIHNGVEYALMQTYGEGFELLHEGRYDLDLESVASVWNNGAVIRSWLLELCEEAFREEGNDLGTVADRIEGGSTGTWTVQEALEQEVPLPLIYTALSERFGSRADDGRFSRRLANRLRYGFGRHEVPRRE, via the coding sequence ATGCAACTGGGCCTGATCGGACTCGGACGGATGGGACAGATCGTCGTCGAGCGGACCCTCGCGGCGGGCCACGACGTCGTCGCCTTCGACTTGGACGAGGAAGCCGTCGCGACGGCGGCCGACGCCGGCGCTGACCCCGCCGCCTCGATCGACGACCTCGTCGACCGGCTGGGATCGGACAAGCGCATCTGGCTGATGGTCCCCGCCGGCGAGGCGGTCGATGTCACGCTCGAGGAACTCGCGGACCACCTCGACGGCGACGATATCGTCGTCGACGGCGGGAACTCCTACTTCGAGGACTCCGTGCGCCGCGCCGAGTCCTGTCCCGCGGCGTACCTCGATTGTGGCACCTCCGGCGGCCCCGCCGGTGCCGAGCTGGGCTTTTCCCTGATGGTCGGCGGCCCCCAGTGGGCCTACGACGAACTCGAGCCGGTCTTCGACGCCGTCGCGACCGGTCCCGACGGCCACGAGCGGATGGGGGCCGCCGGTTCGGGCCACTACGTCAAGATGATCCACAACGGCGTCGAGTACGCCCTGATGCAGACCTACGGCGAGGGGTTCGAACTCCTCCACGAGGGCCGGTACGACCTCGACCTCGAGAGCGTGGCCTCGGTCTGGAACAACGGCGCCGTGATCCGGTCGTGGCTGCTCGAACTCTGCGAGGAGGCGTTCCGCGAGGAGGGCAACGACTTGGGCACCGTCGCCGACCGCATCGAAGGTGGATCGACGGGGACGTGGACCGTCCAGGAGGCGCTCGAGCAGGAGGTGCCGCTGCCGCTGATCTACACCGCGCTCTCCGAACGGTTCGGCTCACGGGCCGACGACGGCCGGTTCTCGCGGCGGCTCGCGAACCGGCTCCGGTACGGGTTCGGTCGCCACGAGGTCCCGCGCCGCGAGTAG